Proteins encoded in a region of the Sulfurimonas marina genome:
- the gspG gene encoding type II secretion system major pseudopilin GspG, protein MKRNAFSLIELMIVIVILGLLAAMVMPSLTGKGEEAKRDLVCVQMKSIYNGALDMYKIKNSVYPSTQEGLKLLTKDDKYFKDAKMPKDSWGQEFIYINNDGKVELISLGADKKEGGKDEAADIKLSECK, encoded by the coding sequence ATGAAAAGAAATGCGTTCTCTTTAATAGAACTGATGATCGTTATCGTAATCCTTGGACTGTTAGCGGCGATGGTTATGCCGAGTCTTACAGGTAAGGGTGAAGAAGCGAAACGTGACCTTGTATGTGTACAGATGAAAAGTATCTATAACGGTGCACTTGATATGTACAAGATTAAAAATAGTGTGTACCCTTCAACACAAGAGGGCTTAAAACTACTTACAAAAGACGATAAGTATTTTAAAGACGCTAAGATGCCTAAAGATTCTTGGGGGCAAGAGTTTATCTACATCAACAACGACGGTAAAGTAGAACTTATCTCTCTAGGTGCTGATAAAAAAGAGGGTGGTAAAGATGAAGCTGCCGACATTAAACTAAGTGAGTGTAAATAA
- a CDS encoding prepilin-type N-terminal cleavage/methylation domain-containing protein: MKKAFSLIELMIVIVIIGVVYTLVITKLHSVNEEQEKLSLKNLKSYMYKQIKDGNSSKLVCEDDCSVCTLYIDQEKRAEIEELIDDSIEVYRYSYSEGLVQQRFKGCFEFEVARDGISDQYIVAFKDKVYDYSEYFKGVKVYDTLQECVDEKEQLIQEVK, translated from the coding sequence TTGAAAAAAGCTTTTTCACTTATTGAGTTAATGATAGTAATAGTTATCATCGGGGTTGTCTATACCCTTGTGATAACAAAACTTCATAGTGTAAATGAAGAGCAAGAGAAGCTGAGTTTAAAAAATCTGAAAAGTTATATGTATAAACAGATCAAAGACGGTAACTCTTCGAAGCTTGTCTGTGAGGATGATTGTTCTGTATGTACTCTTTATATAGATCAAGAGAAACGAGCAGAAATCGAAGAACTGATCGATGATTCTATAGAAGTTTATAGATATAGCTATTCAGAAGGTTTAGTACAACAAAGATTTAAAGGGTGTTTTGAGTTTGAAGTTGCCAGAGACGGCATTTCTGACCAGTATATAGTTGCCTTTAAAGATAAAGTATATGATTATAGTGAGTACTTTAAGGGTGTAAAAGTTTACGATACTTTGCAAGAGTGTGTAGATGAAAAAGAGCAGTTAATACAAGAAGTGAAGTGA
- a CDS encoding type II secretion system F family protein: MIFKYKGIDKTGKNVTDRVEAATLEEVKAKLKATGIIYSDIKEDSLPFYEKFKIKKRYKISSKELALLARELSMYIRSGMSIVSALKIVQTHYAKNKKIKLFLTTVNTHLDEGENFYSALSSQDVVELPEFFVESIRVSEDGGILDEVLMELSRFLKEQDKIAKEIKGAFAYPSFMIIISLVMIAFMLTYVVPQITGIFESMDQELPTPTKVVIGLGDFFSENFQMILALIFIFTALFVTLKKKIYSFAYFVDKLLLKVPLFGTIILKSELARFSYIASLLTRSGVVFVQTINMSANILSNKVIKELFIDASKKVVEGKLLSHALYNANVQLDDAFVQAIALGEETSEIESVLTNVSELYFEENRDKISLLLTLLEPALMLFVGGSIGFIVAAMLLPIFSMSIQ; encoded by the coding sequence ATGATTTTTAAATATAAAGGTATAGATAAAACGGGAAAAAATGTCACTGACAGAGTTGAAGCTGCAACTCTTGAAGAGGTGAAGGCAAAGCTCAAAGCGACGGGAATTATCTACAGCGATATAAAAGAGGATTCACTTCCGTTTTATGAGAAGTTTAAAATTAAAAAGCGTTATAAGATCTCCTCTAAAGAGTTGGCGCTTCTTGCTCGTGAACTCTCTATGTATATCCGTTCAGGTATGAGTATTGTCTCGGCTTTGAAAATTGTTCAAACACATTACGCTAAAAATAAAAAAATAAAGCTTTTTTTAACAACGGTAAATACACATCTAGATGAAGGGGAAAACTTCTACAGTGCCCTCTCTTCTCAGGATGTGGTAGAACTTCCGGAGTTTTTTGTAGAGTCTATCCGTGTAAGTGAAGACGGTGGAATTCTAGATGAGGTACTTATGGAACTGTCCCGCTTTTTAAAAGAGCAGGATAAAATAGCAAAAGAGATTAAAGGTGCTTTTGCTTATCCGTCGTTTATGATCATTATCTCTTTGGTGATGATCGCCTTTATGCTTACCTATGTAGTACCGCAAATTACGGGGATTTTTGAGAGTATGGACCAAGAACTTCCAACCCCTACAAAAGTAGTCATAGGGCTTGGAGATTTCTTTAGTGAAAATTTTCAAATGATTTTGGCATTGATTTTTATCTTTACGGCACTTTTTGTTACTCTAAAAAAGAAGATATACAGTTTTGCCTACTTTGTGGACAAACTTTTACTAAAAGTCCCCCTTTTTGGTACGATTATTTTAAAAAGTGAGCTTGCACGTTTCTCTTACATCGCTTCACTCTTGACACGTTCGGGTGTTGTTTTTGTTCAAACAATCAATATGAGTGCAAATATTTTGAGTAATAAAGTGATCAAAGAGTTGTTTATAGATGCAAGTAAAAAAGTGGTTGAGGGTAAACTGCTTTCCCATGCACTTTACAATGCGAACGTACAACTTGATGATGCTTTTGTACAGGCGATTGCTCTTGGTGAAGAGACATCAGAAATTGAGAGTGTTTTAACAAATGTCTCAGAGCTTTATTTTGAAGAGAACCGTGATAAGATCTCTCTTCTTTTAACGCTGCTTGAACCTGCTTTAATGCTTTTTGTAGGCGGAAGTATCGGTTTTATCGTAGCGGCGATGCTATTACCAATTTTTTCAATGAGTATTCAATAG